The following nucleotide sequence is from Diospyros lotus cultivar Yz01 chromosome 3, ASM1463336v1, whole genome shotgun sequence.
CATGAAGGATATAAACATGGACGCATAAAAAGATTGCCCTTAGATTTACTCAAAGGCACACTTATGATAAACAAGAGATCCATGTTTTGTAATTTAGGAGATACGTGGTGctttaaaaaaattggtttcCTCAGGAAAACTGAGGCCAAAAGAAATGGTGACTAGATATTCAGTTCGTTTCTCTCCTATACCAAATAAAGGATAATTCCATctccaaataaaaatttatttttctcatggCACAAGTATAGAAAAAGGATGAATTTtctcaaccaaaaaaaataaaatcaataacaAAAATTGCAGGTATCACATCCTGCATATTATGGATgggggatgaaacaaaaggaacaCGAAAAATAAAATTGGTCTGCTTTGCAAAGTTAATCTAAATGATATGAGCAACGTTACTAAATTATTCTTCCCCAAACAAGAGTGAACACATATTATCTATCAAAACAAAAGGTAGTTTGAGAAATTAATGCTTTCTTTCTTGAACGAGAATGAGTTAAACACCCTGTCTTCTTATGATTAAAAACttcttatatataaaaagaaaaattaaaaaaaggaaTGCGTAGAGTATTATTTATTGCCTGTGGAATGATACAAGTTAAAAGACACTTCAAGTCACAGTAGAAATGAAACACTTGAAAGTTTCAATTTGAATCATGCAGTAAATTCAACTTCTATAATATAGTCAAGTTTAGTGCTTACTTCTACTCGGTCTATCATCTCTCACCTTTACTAGCTGCTTTACCGCATACTTCCTGAGGCGATCATCAAACGAAGATAATATCTCATTCGCCTGGAAAGATGATGCAATTCAGAGCTTTATCAACATAGTTATGGAAGTTAAGAATGATTAGTAATCATATCATTCCAGTATGGTCccttaaacaaataaaaaactgGCCAGCAACTCTAAAGAAGTAGATAAATTAGTTTAAGGGAATAAATTAGGGAATTAGTAAATCAACAAGCAAACTTGGAGGGATCCAAAGCCCCTATTTCATATAGGTGGAAGTATCAAATTTGGTTGTGGATTTAATGCTAGGCAAAGAAAATCGGTTATTAACAAATCCACAGTAAAAGCTTAATGGCCTAACCTCAATCAAGGTAACATGAATGTAATCCTTCACATGAGCATATCTTTGGTGTACATCCCTGACAATAAAATCACTAAGCTCGCCACTGAACTCAACTCCTGTAGGGCCACCGCCTACAACAACACAATGTAGGAGTCTACGCTTTTCTTCCTCGGTAACTCCTGGCACAACCCACAACCATTAGAGAATTTATCACGAGAATCCATATCTCACGAATCAAGTAATGCAACCAATGTTTAGAAACAACCAGGCACGTCAGACAGCATCAAGTTTAGGAGCAGTCTCCTCCGGATTTCCTGTGCATGATAGACCTCACGAAGGAAAACAGCATGCTCTTGTACACCCTTAATTCCAAAAGTCAAAGGCTGTGATCCAGCTGCGATAACTAATTTGTCATACGAGATTTTGAAATTCCACGGTTCCAAGGTATCTGCTCCATCAGTGACAGTTTGGCAATGCACCTAGCATACCGTACTTGAGttgttttatcattatttttggAGCCAGGACACAATATAGTTATCCGCCATACTTCCAAAGAAATACAGAGAAATATATCTAAAGATAGCAGCTGCAGCATTCAAACTTAACTAAATCTCACAATagaacaacaatcacaagcctaaATCCTACTAGGTGAGGTCAGGTACATGAATTCTATACTTCCATCCATCTTTATCCATGCCCACCATTATTGCAAGTTATGAAGAAAAGGCAGAAACCATAGGAAATCGTGATAGAAATGGTGACAGTACCAGAATTCTCTATGTCTGGAAATAAGATTATTAATGAGTATATATGGTTCATCCTGTCTGACAAACAtccattcattttcttctcattattcAAAAGGGTCAACAAATCAGCTCCAATCCCCTTTCCTTCTTTCCTATAGGCAAAACCCTAGGTAGAATTGAGAACCTAGAATGAATTGTTCAGCTATTAGTGCCTACTTGCAGAAGGAAGCAGAAAAATAGAAGAGGAAGGTAACACAATCATATCAGCTTTTCAAACTTATTATTCAGAACTTGAATTCCTTGCTTTACCTACATTACATCACCGACAAAACAGACCGATAGGGCAAATATGGGAAGACGTACCTCATGGTTATTGGGATCAACTCCAGTGCAATTGGCGAGGAAGAAGTAAGAACCGGGTTCGCGAGAAATGGCCGGCTGAATCCGGGCGATCGGCTCGGCGACGGACCGGAACTCGAGCGTGCCGACGCAGGTGGAGGCCAGGAGCGGGGTGAACACCATGTGGTTCCTGGGAGAGACGCAGACGACGTCGTAGAGCGCAGTGTCGATCCCCTTCATGAGCCGGCAGCCGGCCCAGCCGGAGCCTAGCACCACCAGCCGCGGCTTCTCCTCCGCCTTCGTCCACCCCAGCCCGGAGTACCGATCCTCCACCGACGTGCTAAACTCCCAAAACGACGCCGGCGGAAGCCTGGCCTTGACCTTGCGGTTGAGCGGCGATTGCCTGGCTACGGAGGCCGAGATTTGGGCGAGGTTTCTGAACCAAACCATCGTGTTCGTGTGATATAGAAATATTTCTAGTTCGgaagaatatatgtatattagtaTTCTGAAGAAAAAGTGGAGCAGAATTTTGCAGAGCTTTGGATGGGCCTAGAT
It contains:
- the LOC127797788 gene encoding internal alternative NAD(P)H-ubiquinone oxidoreductase A1, mitochondrial-like, whose translation is MVWFRNLAQISASVARQSPLNRKVKARLPPASFWEFSTSVEDRYSGLGWTKAEEKPRLVVLGSGWAGCRLMKGIDTALYDVVCVSPRNHMVFTPLLASTCVGTLEFRSVAEPIARIQPAISREPGSYFFLANCTGVDPNNHEVHCQTVTDGADTLEPWNFKISYDKLVIAAGSQPLTFGIKGVQEHAVFLREVYHAQEIRRRLLLNLMLSDVPGVTEEEKRRLLHCVVVGGGPTGVEFSGELSDFIVRDVHQRYAHVKDYIHVTLIEANEILSSFDDRLRKYAVKQLVKSGVRLVRGVVKDVQPEKIILNDGSDVPYGLLVWSTGVGPSPLVNSLPFPKSPGGRIGIDEWLRIPSVQDVYSIGDCSGFLESTGRPTLPALAQVAERQGKYLASQLNRIGKAGGGHANAAKDIDLGEPFVYKHLGSMATIGRFKALVDLRQSKEAKGLSLAGFTSWFIWRSAYLTRVLSWRNRFYVAVNWTTTFVFGRDISRI